The proteins below are encoded in one region of Patescibacteria group bacterium:
- a CDS encoding B12-binding domain-containing radical SAM protein, with the protein MKKIIFINPPTPELGVMVIRDLDRSGRKTREKTIWPQTNLAYLAAVMKDKGFSVDLMDCIADEIHWSELGGNFEEIIDKKKPDYILFNAISSTISNDMRVASIAKKVGAKSIAVGSHVTALPKESIEKFKDLDFVIEGEAEETLSELVDVVEKGGDLSLVKGIAYRKESGEAIANEKRPLIKDLDSLPIPLHELMPIEKYNLPFIGSKFTFVTASRGCPFRCMFCRSPIAWNRIFRQRSNDSILAELRYLKKLGIKNILFHSDTFTVNKKEIIELCKRMVNENLGIRWMCNSRVDTVDFETLEWMKRAGCEMVMFGLESGSQKVLDNARKDITIEKIRESVNNAARAGIKVWGYFIIGLPGENKGTVDETIKLAKELPLTLANFAVASPYPGTDFFKLVTEEGWLTSSNWEDFDQNYSAIVDYPDFSSEEIVNSMKRAYKEFYLRPKAVWNMLKGIRSFHDVKVLTDVAWTHLKWILFYKKSAKPAK; encoded by the coding sequence ATGAAAAAAATAATTTTTATAAACCCGCCCACGCCCGAACTTGGGGTAATGGTTATAAGAGATTTGGACCGCTCTGGCCGAAAGACGCGCGAGAAGACAATCTGGCCACAGACAAACCTGGCTTATTTGGCAGCGGTTATGAAGGATAAAGGTTTCAGCGTAGACCTGATGGATTGTATTGCTGACGAGATTCATTGGAGTGAGCTAGGAGGGAATTTTGAGGAAATTATAGATAAGAAAAAACCGGATTATATCCTTTTTAATGCTATAAGCTCCACTATCTCAAATGATATGAGAGTAGCGAGTATTGCTAAGAAGGTTGGCGCCAAGAGCATCGCTGTCGGTTCTCATGTCACTGCTTTGCCGAAAGAGAGTATAGAGAAATTCAAAGACCTTGATTTTGTAATTGAAGGCGAAGCTGAGGAGACTCTGTCAGAGCTTGTGGATGTTGTTGAGAAAGGAGGAGATTTATCTCTCGTGAAAGGTATTGCTTACAGAAAAGAAAGCGGGGAAGCTATTGCTAATGAAAAGAGGCCTTTGATAAAAGATCTTGATTCTCTCCCTATCCCTCTTCATGAGCTTATGCCTATAGAGAAGTATAATCTTCCTTTTATCGGCTCTAAATTTACTTTCGTTACAGCTTCGAGGGGGTGCCCTTTCCGTTGTATGTTTTGCCGTTCGCCGATTGCTTGGAATAGAATTTTTAGGCAACGTTCAAATGACAGTATTCTTGCGGAGTTAAGATACCTAAAGAAGCTTGGCATTAAAAATATTTTATTTCACTCAGATACTTTTACTGTAAATAAGAAAGAGATTATTGAGTTATGCAAAAGAATGGTTAATGAAAATTTAGGTATAAGATGGATGTGTAACTCCAGAGTAGATACTGTGGACTTTGAAACGCTTGAGTGGATGAAAAGAGCCGGATGCGAGATGGTAATGTTTGGCCTAGAGTCAGGTTCTCAGAAAGTTTTAGATAATGCCAGGAAAGATATTACCATAGAGAAGATACGAGAGAGTGTTAATAATGCCGCCCGTGCCGGTATCAAGGTGTGGGGTTACTTTATAATAGGTCTACCCGGAGAAAATAAGGGAACTGTAGATGAGACAATCAAGTTAGCTAAAGAATTACCCTTAACTCTGGCTAATTTTGCAGTTGCTTCTCCTTACCCTGGTACGGATTTCTTTAAGCTTGTCACTGAAGAAGGCTGGCTTACAAGCAGTAACTGGGAAGATTTTGATCAGAATTATTCAGCTATCGTAGATTATCCTGATTTCTCAAGTGAAGAGATTGTAAATAGCATGAAAAGGGCTTACAAAGAGTTTTATTTAAGACCAAAAGCTGTCTGGAATATGCTAAAAGGAATAAGAAGTTTCCACGATGTTAAGGTCTTAACTGACGTTGCTTGGACGCACCTTAAGTGGATTCTTTTCTATAAAAAATCCGCAAAGCCAGCCAAATAA
- a CDS encoding flippase-like domain-containing protein — translation MTFKHYFQFIGLVIFAIVLYRIDINKSLEIALSANVFIIFLSLLLGIPAIILRNIRWQKLLKNEGVNIPFMESLFIYFYAVFWGAITPAKLGELVKILFLNKKHISWGKSAASVIFDRLFDMVTILLLGITGVLLFFKDINGITYVLTAMLGIIIIIILIFVLNKNILKKVLFKILKKLAKRQESITHSKIQDIAEKEIDDLFASFKKPTILIIQNLLITLVAWGFYFFQLYLLTVALNLKIDLLTAFLIAAIITSLNLIPISISGIGTRDISLIFLFSQIGLSSPEAISFSVLILFTFFVNSLFGWLCGFFIEKNPLKVRPSNVS, via the coding sequence ATGACCTTCAAGCACTATTTTCAATTTATCGGCCTCGTCATTTTCGCCATCGTCTTATACAGAATAGATATAAACAAGAGTCTCGAGATAGCGCTAAGCGCCAATGTCTTTATCATCTTCTTATCTCTACTCTTGGGCATACCAGCCATAATTTTGAGGAATATAAGATGGCAAAAATTACTAAAAAACGAAGGGGTGAATATACCTTTCATGGAGTCTCTTTTTATATATTTCTACGCAGTCTTCTGGGGAGCAATCACACCGGCCAAACTAGGCGAACTTGTAAAAATACTCTTTCTCAATAAGAAGCATATCTCCTGGGGCAAATCGGCGGCCAGCGTCATCTTTGACAGATTATTTGATATGGTGACGATTCTACTGCTCGGGATTACAGGCGTACTGCTATTTTTCAAAGATATCAATGGGATCACTTATGTTCTGACAGCGATGCTGGGAATAATAATAATCATTATCTTGATCTTTGTTCTAAATAAAAATATATTAAAGAAAGTTTTATTCAAGATACTAAAGAAGCTTGCTAAACGCCAAGAGAGTATCACTCATTCTAAAATCCAAGATATAGCTGAAAAAGAGATTGACGATCTGTTTGCTTCATTTAAAAAACCGACGATCCTCATCATCCAAAATTTACTGATAACTCTCGTCGCTTGGGGTTTTTATTTCTTCCAATTATATTTATTGACCGTAGCACTCAACCTAAAGATCGATTTACTGACCGCCTTCTTGATAGCTGCCATAATTACATCACTTAACTTAATACCGATCTCCATATCGGGGATAGGTACAAGAGACATATCATTGATATTTTTATTTTCTCAAATAGGACTGTCTAGCCCTGAGGCAATATCATTCTCCGTCTTAATTCTTTTTACTTTTTTTGTAAATAGTTTATTTGGCTGGCTTTGCGGATTTTTTATAGAAAAGAATCCACTTAAGGTGCGTCCAAGCAACGTCAGTTAA
- a CDS encoding YdcF family protein, with protein MPENFEKIQESNENIEKEPKPFSTLVLLGGPLKENEKRGFQYDQEGGLEYEYKDGGWQLGRWAKMRAIAASDLIERDLVDKLIITGGKNWGEENPSAAEVMAEFIKRKIEKDTKEEVIFPNDKIILADKYHDTASSLKQVLDDLPKEDIEKITFLTNEFHLKRSKQSLENLGFKEKDIEGIDAEKILTERSDHYKSFVKKFNRTPDTIKQEILEVIGRGIMSVRGEKLIKALADLIRKDKK; from the coding sequence ATGCCTGAAAATTTTGAAAAGATACAAGAATCAAATGAAAACATAGAGAAAGAACCAAAACCTTTTTCTACTTTGGTGTTACTCGGAGGTCCGCTTAAGGAAAATGAAAAAAGAGGTTTTCAGTATGATCAAGAGGGCGGCCTGGAATATGAGTATAAAGATGGAGGTTGGCAACTTGGAAGATGGGCGAAGATGAGAGCTATTGCCGCTTCGGATCTCATTGAAAGGGATTTGGTTGATAAGCTTATCATTACAGGTGGCAAGAATTGGGGAGAAGAGAATCCTTCGGCAGCAGAGGTGATGGCCGAATTTATAAAAAGGAAGATTGAGAAAGACACTAAAGAAGAAGTAATTTTCCCTAATGATAAGATAATATTGGCAGATAAGTATCATGATACAGCAAGTAGTTTAAAACAAGTTTTGGATGATTTGCCCAAGGAAGATATCGAGAAGATTACTTTTCTGACCAATGAGTTTCATTTAAAAAGGAGTAAGCAGTCTTTAGAAAACCTAGGATTTAAAGAAAAGGATATTGAGGGGATAGATGCGGAAAAGATTTTAACTGAAAGATCAGATCATTATAAATCTTTTGTTAAGAAATTTAATAGAACACCTGATACTATTAAACAAGAAATTTTAGAAGTGATCGGTCGTGGCATTATGTCCGTCCGTGGAGAGAAACTTATAAAAGCTTTGGCTGATTTAATAAGAAAAGATAAAAAATAA
- a CDS encoding class I SAM-dependent methyltransferase — protein sequence MNKEKEVKTQDFVADFYEKVRYEKEYSRKYHNFWFGKMMKMAPPRGLVLDAGCGTGEMMEFLKENNFDNFIGYDISFNMLVHAKNRAERLVCADAENLPFADGSFDVIYARALLHHLFDVSKALCEIKRVLKSGGEVVFADTNKSFVNDLPRKIMNKGEHFAESHKNFKSSEIIELIKKEFNIKEVYYFGYIAYPLLGFPDMVNIYRFFPGKFILTPTLIFIDKIISQIPIVKKLAFGIMISAKKR from the coding sequence ATGAATAAAGAAAAAGAAGTGAAAACTCAGGATTTTGTAGCAGACTTTTATGAAAAGGTTCGATATGAGAAAGAATATTCCAGAAAATATCATAATTTTTGGTTTGGGAAGATGATGAAAATGGCTCCGCCGAGGGGCTTGGTGCTTGATGCCGGCTGTGGGACAGGAGAAATGATGGAATTCTTGAAAGAAAATAATTTTGATAATTTTATCGGCTATGACATCTCTTTCAATATGCTTGTTCATGCTAAAAATAGAGCCGAGAGGTTGGTTTGTGCTGATGCGGAGAATCTTCCTTTTGCCGATGGCTCTTTTGACGTTATCTATGCTCGCGCGCTCCTGCACCACCTCTTTGATGTGTCAAAGGCCCTGTGTGAGATAAAGAGGGTTTTAAAGTCGGGTGGAGAAGTTGTGTTTGCTGATACTAATAAATCTTTTGTTAATGATTTGCCGAGGAAGATTATGAACAAGGGTGAGCATTTTGCCGAGAGCCATAAGAATTTTAAAAGTAGCGAGATAATAGAACTTATCAAAAAAGAATTCAACATCAAGGAGGTTTATTATTTTGGTTATATCGCTTATCCTCTGTTAGGTTTCCCTGATATGGTCAATATTTACAGATTCTTTCCGGGTAAATTCATCTTGACACCTACCCTCATATTTATTGATAAAATCATCAGTCAAATCCCGATTGTAAAAAAGCTCGCTTTCGGTATAATGATAAGTGCTAAGAAAAGATAA
- a CDS encoding glycosyltransferase family 2 protein translates to MVKFSIIIPVYNEGESARRTLEDLKTFLNKNTGEHEIIAVDDGSNQKTKNVLKQIEGIKLITHDKNRGYGATLKTGVKNSSYDWVMFFDSDGQHKTDYILELLEHTDNYDMIVGERTAYKGPTFRQPGKRFLKALAEYLVNAEIPDLNSGFRLVKKSGFFRFMHLFPNSFSLTTTITLAFFREGLNVKYIPITINKRNEESKSTVKTKHGLQTILLILRMIMLFNPLKIFLPASFVLFLLGVSFSLYGIVSFGKFPISGLLILLTSFLIFFNGLLADQTSTIMRNEK, encoded by the coding sequence ATGGTAAAATTTTCAATCATAATACCTGTCTATAATGAGGGCGAAAGCGCAAGACGCACTCTTGAAGACTTAAAAACTTTTTTAAATAAAAACACAGGAGAGCATGAGATAATAGCAGTTGATGACGGGTCAAACCAAAAAACTAAAAATGTATTAAAACAAATAGAAGGTATCAAACTCATAACTCATGACAAAAACCGCGGATACGGAGCGACGCTAAAAACCGGCGTTAAAAATTCATCTTATGATTGGGTGATGTTTTTTGACTCAGACGGACAGCACAAAACAGATTATATACTTGAGCTTTTAGAGCACACTGACAATTACGACATGATTGTAGGAGAAAGAACGGCTTACAAAGGCCCTACCTTTAGACAGCCAGGTAAAAGATTTTTAAAAGCGCTAGCCGAATATTTAGTCAACGCAGAAATACCAGACCTAAACTCAGGTTTTAGATTGGTAAAAAAGAGCGGCTTCTTTAGATTCATGCATCTCTTTCCTAACTCATTTTCCCTCACAACAACCATAACATTGGCTTTCTTCAGAGAAGGGCTGAATGTAAAATATATTCCAATAACCATAAACAAAAGGAATGAAGAATCAAAGAGTACTGTTAAGACAAAACACGGACTCCAAACAATTCTCCTGATATTAAGGATGATAATGCTTTTCAATCCCCTCAAAATATTTTTACCGGCCAGTTTTGTTCTATTTCTGCTGGGGGTGTCATTCTCTCTATATGGGATAGTATCCTTTGGGAAATTCCCGATATCCGGACTTCTCATCCTTCTGACCAGTTTCTTAATCTTCTTTAACGGACTCTTGGCCGACCAGACATCCACAATAATGAGAAATGAAAAATAA